A single Micromonospora luteifusca DNA region contains:
- a CDS encoding NAD(P)H-hydrate dehydratase — protein MRSVWRVADVRAAEAGLMGTLPEGTLMQRAAAGLARRSALLLAERGGVYGGRVLLLVGSGDNGGDALYAGERLARRGVDVSALLLTPGRAHAAGLAALRAAGGRLVDRPTGPVDLVLDGIIGIGGTGGLRANADEVVQRLGELRGRDGNRSTVLAVDVPSGVAVDTGDVPLSASGRPTAVRADVTVAFGALKPALVVGPAAVLAGQVELVDIGLRPWLRGTPALRVTEWSDLVDWWPQLSPASEKYTRGVVGVATGSATYPGAAVLSVGGALAGPTGLVRYAGSARTEVLHQHPSVIASGRVGDAGRVQAWVCGSGLGTGADAAAELRAVLAAPVPVVLDADALTLLVDGSLADRLRGRDAPIVVTPHDREFTRLCGEEPGADRVGAALRLAAWMNAVVLLKGDRTVIGTPDGRAYVNPTGTPALATGGTGDVLAGLLGSLLAAGVPAERAAASAAYLHGLAGREAARGGPVTAPDVMTALRPVVARLG, from the coding sequence ATGAGATCGGTGTGGCGGGTGGCCGACGTACGGGCGGCCGAGGCGGGGCTGATGGGCACGCTGCCGGAGGGGACGCTGATGCAGCGGGCCGCAGCCGGGCTGGCCCGCCGGTCCGCGCTGCTGCTCGCCGAGCGGGGCGGGGTCTACGGCGGCCGGGTGCTGCTGCTGGTCGGCTCCGGCGACAACGGTGGCGACGCGCTGTACGCCGGTGAGCGACTGGCCCGCCGGGGTGTCGACGTGTCCGCCCTGCTCCTCACCCCCGGGCGTGCGCACGCCGCCGGGCTGGCCGCGCTGCGCGCTGCCGGCGGGCGACTGGTGGACCGTCCGACCGGCCCGGTGGACCTGGTCCTCGACGGCATCATCGGCATCGGCGGCACCGGAGGTCTGCGGGCGAACGCGGACGAGGTGGTCCAGCGCCTCGGCGAGCTGCGTGGGCGCGATGGCAACCGCTCCACGGTGCTGGCGGTGGACGTGCCGAGCGGGGTCGCGGTGGACACCGGCGACGTGCCGCTGTCCGCGTCCGGCCGGCCCACCGCGGTCCGCGCCGACGTGACGGTGGCCTTCGGCGCGTTGAAGCCCGCACTGGTGGTCGGGCCGGCCGCGGTCCTGGCCGGGCAGGTGGAGCTGGTCGACATCGGGCTGCGCCCGTGGCTGCGCGGCACCCCGGCGCTGCGGGTCACCGAGTGGTCCGACCTGGTCGACTGGTGGCCACAGCTGTCCCCGGCCTCGGAGAAGTACACCCGGGGCGTGGTGGGCGTGGCGACCGGCTCGGCGACCTACCCGGGTGCGGCGGTGCTCTCCGTGGGTGGCGCTCTGGCCGGGCCGACCGGCCTGGTCCGCTACGCCGGCAGCGCCCGCACAGAGGTGCTGCACCAGCACCCCTCGGTGATCGCCAGTGGGCGGGTCGGCGACGCGGGCCGGGTGCAGGCCTGGGTCTGCGGCTCCGGGCTGGGCACCGGTGCGGACGCGGCCGCCGAACTGCGCGCCGTGCTGGCCGCCCCGGTGCCGGTGGTGCTCGACGCCGACGCGTTGACCCTGCTGGTGGACGGCTCGCTCGCCGACCGGCTGCGCGGGCGGGACGCGCCGATCGTGGTCACCCCACACGACCGGGAGTTCACCCGACTCTGCGGGGAGGAGCCCGGCGCCGACCGGGTCGGCGCCGCGTTGCGGCTGGCCGCCTGGATGAACGCGGTGGTGCTGCTCAAGGGGGACCGCACGGTGATCGGCACGCCAGACGGTCGGGCGTACGTCAACCCGACCGGCACCCCGGCACTGGCCACCGGAGGCACCGGCGACGTGCTGGCCGGGCTGCTCGGCTCACTGCTGGCGGCCGGAGTGCCCGCCGAACGGGCTGCGGCCTCGGCTGCGTACCTGCACGGGCTCGCCGGCCGGGAGGCGGCCCGGGGTGGGCCGGTGACCGCGCCCGACGTGATGACCGCCCTGCGCCCGGTCGTCGCCCGGCTGGGCTGA
- a CDS encoding holo-ACP synthase produces the protein MIVAVGIDVVLVDRFARALARTPLLADRLFTPAERQTRSGNPRSPESLAGRFAAKEAVAKALGAPTGLHWHDCEIVSDPDGRPWLAVAGTVAAAADARGVNHWHLSLSHDGGIASAMVVAER, from the coding sequence GTGATCGTCGCTGTCGGCATCGACGTCGTCCTGGTCGACCGGTTCGCCCGGGCCCTGGCACGGACGCCGCTGCTCGCCGACCGACTCTTCACCCCAGCCGAGCGGCAGACCCGCTCCGGCAACCCGCGCTCACCGGAGTCGCTCGCCGGTCGGTTCGCCGCGAAGGAGGCCGTCGCCAAGGCGCTCGGCGCTCCGACCGGGCTGCACTGGCACGACTGCGAGATCGTGTCCGACCCGGACGGCCGTCCCTGGCTGGCCGTCGCCGGCACCGTCGCGGCGGCGGCCGACGCGCGGGGGGTCAACCACTGGCACCTCTCGTTGTCGCACGACGGGGGAATCGCGTCGGCGATGGTGGTCGCGGAACGGTGA
- a CDS encoding alpha/beta hydrolase — protein sequence MSVGYRQLWAADPGGWRVAGAAWAGMVGPVDRRVGELRGAGGRLRGGWSGAAATAADARLAGLSDELISVAPALIEVDQVLADLAGRLTVAKARLSATVAQADAAGLLVDRAGRVHIDPTRVRPTEQAGVAAARVAAALRDALDGAEAADRAAADRLEELARAAGSGWACPPPPGRPAAGAAPTLVRAWWSGLTPAQRRWLIGREPALVGRLDGVPVAARDQANRLRLGFWREELLAERRRLLGRVPPGPLAAVRLHAVAGRLAGLEALAGRLAAGGEPRAYLLGLDPAGEGRVVVALGDPDHADRVLTYVPGMTAGLDDAPGELGRAARVLDRCVALAPGERSAAVLWLDYDAPDFLPEAASAGQARDAGPALHRFQEGLRASHEGPPARQTVLGHSYGSLVVGVAAREHGLAADALVFVGSPGVGASHAAELGVPPEEVWASSAPDDVIRAARPADELGRRALLGAAPLAAVLGWPNRTGHELWFGHDPSDPGFGGRVFGSGRGGHTGYWDPGNPALDGMARVVLGR from the coding sequence GTGAGCGTCGGCTACCGGCAGCTGTGGGCAGCCGATCCGGGCGGGTGGCGGGTCGCCGGGGCGGCCTGGGCGGGGATGGTCGGGCCGGTCGACCGACGCGTCGGCGAGCTGCGTGGGGCTGGTGGGCGGTTGCGGGGCGGTTGGTCCGGTGCGGCCGCCACAGCGGCCGACGCCCGGCTCGCCGGCCTGTCCGACGAGCTGATCTCGGTCGCGCCCGCGTTGATCGAGGTCGACCAGGTGCTGGCCGACCTGGCCGGCCGGCTGACGGTGGCGAAGGCGCGGCTCTCTGCCACGGTCGCTCAGGCGGACGCGGCCGGGCTGCTGGTGGACCGCGCGGGCAGGGTGCACATCGATCCCACCCGGGTCCGGCCCACCGAGCAGGCCGGCGTGGCGGCGGCTCGGGTGGCGGCGGCCCTGCGCGACGCGCTCGACGGGGCCGAGGCGGCGGATCGGGCCGCCGCCGACCGGTTGGAGGAGTTGGCCCGGGCCGCCGGCTCCGGCTGGGCGTGCCCGCCACCGCCGGGCCGGCCGGCAGCCGGTGCCGCACCGACACTGGTCCGCGCCTGGTGGTCGGGGTTGACACCGGCGCAGCGACGGTGGCTGATCGGGCGCGAGCCGGCCCTGGTCGGCCGGTTGGACGGGGTGCCGGTGGCCGCCCGTGACCAGGCCAATCGGCTGCGGCTCGGGTTCTGGCGCGAGGAATTGCTGGCTGAGCGGCGACGCTTGCTGGGCCGGGTGCCGCCGGGGCCACTCGCGGCGGTCCGGCTGCACGCGGTGGCCGGACGATTGGCTGGCCTGGAGGCGCTGGCTGGGCGGCTGGCGGCCGGCGGGGAGCCACGGGCGTACCTGCTCGGATTGGACCCGGCTGGTGAGGGTCGGGTGGTGGTGGCGCTCGGCGATCCGGACCATGCCGACCGGGTGCTGACCTACGTGCCGGGGATGACCGCCGGCCTGGACGACGCCCCCGGTGAGCTGGGCAGGGCGGCGCGCGTGCTGGACCGATGCGTCGCGCTCGCCCCGGGTGAGCGCAGCGCGGCGGTGCTCTGGTTGGACTACGACGCTCCGGACTTCCTACCCGAGGCGGCCTCGGCCGGCCAGGCCCGGGACGCCGGCCCGGCGCTGCACCGCTTTCAGGAGGGGCTGCGGGCCAGCCACGAGGGGCCACCGGCCCGGCAGACCGTGCTCGGGCACAGCTACGGGTCACTGGTGGTGGGAGTGGCCGCCCGGGAGCACGGGCTGGCCGCCGACGCGCTGGTCTTCGTCGGCTCGCCCGGGGTCGGCGCGTCGCACGCCGCCGAGTTGGGCGTGCCACCCGAGGAGGTCTGGGCGAGCAGCGCCCCCGACGACGTGATCCGTGCTGCCCGCCCAGCGGATGAGCTGGGCCGACGGGCCCTGCTGGGTGCCGCTCCGCTGGCGGCCGTGCTGGGTTGGCCCAACCGGACCGGGCACGAGCTGTGGTTTGGTCACGACCCGTCGGATCCCGGCTTCGGTGGCCGGGTCTTCGGCAGCGGGCGGGGCGGGCACACCGGCTACTGGGACCCGGGCAATCCCGCGTTGGACGGGATGGCCCGGGTCGTGCTGGGCCGCTGA
- a CDS encoding MmpS family transport accessory protein: MLVLIICGCLCAGGLLFNRTSPDPVADGPYVAPDDSWTAPTAGPPSTERPTARPPTPAPTPTKQPITAPTSGPAPVTVVYEVAGSGTADIAYFDAESDLIHVDDAKLPWRTTIRTNGQSRVMVEATWPDIDYHGPLDCTLTVTGVGKPVVDKTRGYWRTTCSVE; encoded by the coding sequence GTGCTGGTTCTGATCATCTGCGGCTGCCTGTGCGCCGGTGGCCTGCTGTTCAACAGGACCAGCCCGGACCCGGTCGCCGACGGCCCCTACGTCGCCCCCGACGACAGTTGGACGGCACCCACCGCCGGGCCGCCCAGCACGGAGCGACCCACCGCGCGGCCGCCCACCCCGGCACCCACCCCCACCAAACAGCCGATCACCGCACCGACCTCGGGGCCGGCCCCGGTGACCGTCGTCTACGAGGTCGCCGGGTCGGGCACGGCGGACATCGCGTACTTCGACGCCGAAAGCGACCTCATCCACGTCGACGACGCGAAGCTGCCCTGGCGCACCACCATCAGGACCAACGGCCAGAGCAGGGTGATGGTGGAGGCCACCTGGCCCGACATCGACTACCACGGACCACTCGACTGCACCCTCACCGTCACCGGTGTCGGCAAGCCGGTCGTCGACAAGACGCGGGGATACTGGCGGACCACCTGCTCGGTGGAGTGA
- the glmS gene encoding glutamine--fructose-6-phosphate transaminase (isomerizing) — MCGIVGYAGARPALGIVLDGLRRLEYRGYDSAGVAIVCDDQLLTEKKAGKLANLEKVLSERAAEDPTSCAASPIGIGDGTTGIGHTRWATHGGPTDRNAHPHVAGDGRVAVIHNGIIENFAKLRAELEADGVQFTSDTDTECAAHLLAAALANLRAAGQPNSPQLLAAGMRVVCQRLEGAFTLLAVDASVPGAVVGARRNSPLVVGRGDGENYLASDVAAFIEHTREAVELGQDQIVLITGDSIEITDFDGQPAAGKDFHIDWDSSSAEKGGYDWFMLKEIEEQPQAIADTLLGRLTETGEIALDEVRLSDQDLRDVDKIFIVACGTAYHAGMVAKYAIEHWTRIPCEVELASEFRYRDPVLDRSTLIVVISQSGETMDTLMALRHAKEQKARVLAICNTNGSTIPRESDAVLYTHGGPEIAVASTKAFLTQVVACYLIGLHLAQVRGIKFADEVGAVVAQLQEIPGKLRELLDRIEPVRELARDLKSEPTVLFIGRHVGYPVALEGALKLKELAYMHAEGFAAGELKHGPIALIDKGTPVICVVPSPVGRGMLHDKVVSNIQEVRARGARTIVIAEEGDEAVVRYADHLIYVPRTPTLLAPLVTTVPLQVLAAEIAAARGHDVDQPRNLAKSVTVE; from the coding sequence ATGTGTGGAATCGTGGGATACGCGGGCGCGCGCCCCGCACTCGGCATCGTCCTCGACGGGCTGCGGCGGCTGGAATACCGCGGCTACGACTCGGCGGGCGTCGCGATCGTCTGCGACGACCAGCTGCTGACCGAGAAGAAGGCCGGCAAACTGGCCAACCTGGAGAAGGTGCTCTCCGAGCGGGCCGCCGAAGACCCGACCTCCTGCGCGGCCAGCCCGATCGGCATCGGTGACGGCACCACCGGCATCGGGCACACCCGGTGGGCCACCCACGGCGGCCCGACCGACCGCAACGCCCACCCGCACGTCGCCGGCGACGGACGGGTCGCGGTGATCCACAACGGCATCATCGAAAACTTCGCCAAACTCCGCGCCGAACTGGAGGCCGACGGCGTTCAGTTCACCAGCGACACCGACACCGAGTGCGCCGCCCACCTGCTCGCCGCCGCGCTGGCCAACCTGCGCGCCGCCGGCCAGCCGAACAGCCCGCAGTTGCTCGCCGCCGGGATGCGCGTGGTCTGCCAACGGCTGGAAGGTGCCTTCACCCTGCTCGCCGTCGACGCCTCGGTGCCCGGCGCGGTCGTCGGCGCCCGGCGCAACTCGCCGCTGGTGGTCGGCCGGGGCGACGGGGAAAACTACCTGGCCAGCGACGTCGCCGCGTTCATCGAGCACACCCGGGAAGCGGTGGAGCTGGGCCAGGACCAGATCGTGCTGATCACCGGTGACAGCATCGAGATCACCGACTTCGACGGCCAGCCCGCCGCCGGCAAGGACTTCCACATCGACTGGGACTCCTCGTCGGCCGAAAAGGGCGGCTACGACTGGTTCATGCTCAAGGAGATCGAGGAGCAGCCGCAGGCCATCGCCGACACACTGCTCGGCCGGCTCACCGAGACCGGCGAGATCGCCCTGGACGAGGTCCGCCTCAGCGACCAGGATCTGCGCGACGTCGACAAGATCTTCATCGTGGCCTGCGGCACGGCGTACCACGCCGGCATGGTCGCCAAGTACGCCATCGAGCACTGGACGCGGATCCCCTGCGAGGTGGAGCTGGCCAGCGAGTTCCGCTACCGCGACCCCGTCCTCGACCGGTCCACGCTGATCGTGGTGATCTCCCAGTCCGGCGAAACGATGGACACCCTGATGGCGCTTCGCCACGCCAAGGAGCAGAAGGCCCGGGTGCTGGCGATCTGCAACACCAACGGCTCGACCATCCCGCGCGAGTCGGACGCGGTGCTCTACACCCACGGTGGGCCGGAGATCGCCGTCGCCTCCACCAAGGCGTTCCTCACCCAGGTCGTCGCCTGCTATCTGATCGGCCTGCACCTGGCACAGGTGCGCGGAATCAAGTTCGCCGACGAGGTGGGCGCGGTGGTCGCGCAGTTGCAGGAGATCCCGGGCAAGCTGCGTGAGCTGCTCGACCGGATCGAGCCCGTCCGTGAGCTGGCCCGGGACCTGAAGTCCGAGCCAACCGTGCTGTTCATCGGCCGGCACGTCGGCTACCCGGTCGCCCTGGAGGGCGCGCTGAAGCTCAAGGAACTGGCGTACATGCACGCCGAGGGCTTCGCCGCCGGTGAGCTGAAGCACGGCCCGATCGCCCTGATCGACAAGGGCACCCCGGTGATCTGCGTGGTGCCCTCGCCGGTTGGCCGGGGCATGCTGCACGACAAGGTCGTCTCCAACATCCAGGAGGTCCGGGCGCGCGGCGCGCGGACCATCGTGATCGCGGAGGAGGGTGACGAGGCCGTCGTCCGGTACGCCGACCACCTGATCTACGTGCCGCGTACGCCGACCCTGCTGGCCCCGCTCGTCACCACGGTGCCGCTGCAGGTGCTCGCCGCCGAGATCGCCGCCGCCCGTGGGCACGACGTGGACCAGCCCCGCAACCTGGCCAAGTCGGTCACCGTCGAGTAG